A single window of Carassius gibelio isolate Cgi1373 ecotype wild population from Czech Republic chromosome A19, carGib1.2-hapl.c, whole genome shotgun sequence DNA harbors:
- the LOC127935167 gene encoding chromatin accessibility complex protein 1: protein MSEKNMEEKVEQATNSKNVSLPMSRVRLIMKSSPDVSCINQDALFLTTKATELFVKHLALSSYKNGSGKETNTLSYSDLANAAEETETFQFLTDILPKKILARDYLKSLEEMKKDDDNL, encoded by the exons ATGTCTGAAAAAAACATGGAAGAGAAAGTTGAGCAAGCTACAAACAGTAAAAATGTATCTCTGCCGATGTCGAGGGTGCGATTAATCATGAAAAGTTCTCCCGATGTGTCCTGTATCAACCAGGACGCTCTTTTCTTGACAACAAAAGCTACG GAGCTTTTTGTCAAGCACTTGGCCCTGTCCTCGTATAAAAATGGTTCGGGTAAAGAGACGAACACGCTGTCATACAGTGATCTGGCCAATGCAGCGGAGGAAACggaaacatttcagtttttaacTG ATATCCTTCCTAAGAAAATCCTGGCCAGAGACTATCTAAAGTCACTGGAAGAAATGAAAAAAGATGATGACAACCTGTGA